Below is a genomic region from Kribbella qitaiheensis.
CGCGATAGTGATACGCAGGTCCGGTCCGGTCAGATACCCATCGGCCAGCCGGACCCGCGCGAGCCTCCCGGGGATCCCGGGGCGGACGATCACCACCAGCCCGGCCGCGTCGAGATACCCGGTGCCGATGCCTGTCTGCGGATCGAATCGATCCACGGCAACCTCGATCGCCGACAGCAGCAAAGCGGCCGGCTCAGCCTCCAGATCGGCGAAGTGATCCAGACGAACCTCGCCATGAGTGATCAGCGCGGCGCTGTGGAGGCGGCGAACCTCTGCCTCCGCCACAGCAGCCGCGATCGCCTCGGCTCGTGCATCGGCAGTGTTGGCCACCCTGCGGGGGACGCCGCTGGCCCGGCCCTGGCGTTCGTTATCGCGAATCGTCACCTCGACCGTGTGGCGCCGTGCCCCGTCAGCGGCCGGTGCCGCGTACGAATGGTCCTCATCGTCGAGGTGTCCGATCCGTGCATGCCAGGACGGCCAGTCGCCGAACCCGGCGGCGTAGATGCGGCGCGCTGCGACACCATCGGGTTGTTGGTGGATGCTGCGGGCCAGGGCCCGGAAGTCCGCGCCGACATCTGCGCCGCGCCGCCGCGCCGTATAGCGGCGATCGATAGCTACCAGCAGCGTTGATACGGCACCACTGGCGGAGTCGATCAGCCGCTCCACGCTCCCGTGGGCGGCGAACCAGGCAGCGAGGTCGCTCAACCGACGCACCCGTTCCTCGACCCAGTGCTGCCGGTCGCCGGCATCGAGCAAACCGGCGTGCTCGACGGCGGCCTCCACGATGGCACGCGGACCGGTCTTCTCGATCTCAGCTAGTGCAGATTCGACCCGGCGCAGGGCACGGCCGTACTCGCGGGGGAATTGGCGCAACGCCTCGACAACCCGGTCGCGGTTATCGCCGAACAGGGCATCGTTGGTGACATCGGACTG
It encodes:
- a CDS encoding DUF2397 family protein, whose product is MNMPRAWWRDIVAADWAPFATRDDLAREQHVALLAALEELSTRGPMWPLRDITVQLRGVGFNDPLSEPDLRAALDRLEEWKFVEPFRDSAAPLRGYQGAVNRQESWALTSRGRVVVAAVRAAVTDANRALQLPSKLLEGVEETLLLLLSEFAEKPDRLGSRLNDIRTRIDELHQVAADFYEALARLVQSDVTNDALFGDNRDRVVEALRQFPREYGRALRRVESALAEIEKTGPRAIVEAAVEHAGLLDAGDRQHWVEERVRRLSDLAAWFAAHGSVERLIDSASGAVSTLLVAIDRRYTARRRGADVGADFRALARSIHQQPDGVAARRIYAAGFGDWPSWHARIGHLDDEDHSYAAPAADGARRHTVEVTIRDNERQGRASGVPRRVANTADARAEAIAAAVAEAEVRRLHSAALITHGEVRLDHFADLEAEPAALLLSAIEVAVDRFDPQTGIGTGYLDAAGLVVIVRPGIPGRLARVRLADGYLTGPDLRITIAASQDQDPQLIREAG